A stretch of Bos taurus isolate L1 Dominette 01449 registration number 42190680 breed Hereford chromosome 5, ARS-UCD2.0, whole genome shotgun sequence DNA encodes these proteins:
- the PRDM4 gene encoding PR domain zinc finger protein 4 isoform X1 encodes MHHRMNEMNLSPVGMEQLTSSSVSNALPVSGSHLGLAASPTHNAIPAPGLPVAIPNLGPSLSSLPSALSLMLPMGIGDRGVMCGLPERNYTLPPPPYPHLESSYFRTILPGILSYLADRPPPQYIHPNSINVDGNTALSIANNPSALDPYQSNGNVGLEPGIVSIDSRSVNTHGAQSLHPTDGHEVALDTTITMENVSRVTSPISTDGMAEELTMDGVAGEHTQIPNGSRSHEPLSVDSVSSNLAAETVGHGGVIPMHGNGLELPVVMETDHIASRVNGMSDSALSDSIHTVAMSTNSVSVALSTSHNLASLESVSLHEVGLSLEPVAVSSITQEVAMGTGHVDVSSDSLSFVPPSLQMEDSNSNKENMATLFTIWCTLCDRAYPSDCPDHGPVTFVPDTPIESRARLSLPKQLVLRQSIVGADVVGVLPLIGVWTGETIPVRTCFGPLIGQQSHSMEVAEWTDKAVNHIWKIYHNGVLEFCIITTDENECNWMMFVRKARNREEQNLVAYPHDGKIYFCTSQDIPPENELLFYYSRDYAQQIGVPEHPDVHLCNCGKECSSYTEFKAHLSSHIHNHLPSHGHSSSHGPSHSKERKWKCSMCPQAFISPSKLHVHFMGHMGMKPHKCDFCSKAFSDPSNLRTHLKIHTGQKNYRCTLCDKSFTQKAHLESHMVIHTGEKNLKCDYCDKLFMRRQDLKQHVLIHTQERQIKCPKCDKLFLRTNHLKKHLNSHEGKRDYVCEKCTKAYLTKYHLTRHLKTCKGPTSSSSAQEEEEEDDSEEEELVDSVGTEDCRIGSAVYSADDSLSAHK; translated from the exons ATGCATCACAG GATGAATGAAATGAACCTGAGTCCTGTGGGGATGGAGCAGCTGACTTCATCTTCTGTGAGCAATGCCTTGCCGGTCTCAGGGAGTCACCTGGGGTTGGCTGCCTCACCCACTCACAATGCCATCCCTGCTCCAG GCCTGCCAGTGGCGATTCCAAACCTGGGTCCCTCCCTGAGCTCTCTAccttctgctttgtctctgatgCTCCCAATGGGTATTGGGGATCGAGGGGTGATGTGTGGGTTACCTGAAAGAAACTACACCCTACCTCCACCACCTTACCCCCACCTTGAGAGCAGTTACTTCAGAACCATTTTACCTG gcaTTTTGTCTTATTTAGCTGACAGACCACCTCCTCAGTATATTCACCCTAACTCCATAAATGTTGATGGTAATACAGCATTATCTATCGCCAATAACCCTTCAGCGCTAGATCCCTATCAGTCCAATGGAAATGTTGGATTAGAACCAGGCATTGTTTCAATAGACTCTCGCTCTGTGAACACACATGGTGCCCAAAGTCTTCATCCCACTGATGGTCATGAGGTGGCCTTGGACACAACAATCACCATGGAGAACGTCTCTAGGGTCACCAGCCCGATCTCTACAGATGGAATGGCAGAAGAGCTGACGATGGATGGTGTTGCAGGCGAGCATACCCAAATCCCAAATGGCTCCAGaagtcatgaacctctgtctgtGGACTCTGTGAGCAGCAACCTTGCAGCAGAAACTGTAGGACATGGTGGTGTGATACCCATGCATGGGAACGGCCTGGAGCTCCCTGTGGTCATGGAGACAGACCACATTGCAAGTCGGGTCAACGGGATGTCTGACAGTGCCCTCAGTGACTCCATCCACACCGTGGCCATGAGCACCAACTCTGTAAGCGTGGCACTCTCTACCTCACACAACCTCGCCTCCCTAGAGTCTGTTTCCCTCCATGAAGTTGGCCTAAGCCTAGAACCTGTGGCTGTCTCCTCCATCACCCAGGAGGTTGCTATGGGGACAGGTCATGTAGATGTTTCTTCAGACAGTCTTTCTTTTGTACCGCCTTCACTGCAAATGGAAGACTCCAATTCAAACAAGGAAAATATGGCAACCTTGTTTACAATTT GGTGCACTCTCTGTGACCGAGCCTATCCCTCAGACTGCCCTGATCATGGACCGGTGACTTTTGTTCCTGACACTCCAATAGAGAGCAGAGCCAGGCTTTCTCTCCCAAAGCAGCTTGTTCTCCGCCAGTCAATTGTGGGAGCAGATGTTG TTGGTGTCCTTCCACTGATAGGTGTGTGGACTGGAGAAACCATCCCTGTTCGGACTTGCTTCGGGCCTCTCATTGGCCAGCAAAGTCACTCCATGGAAGTAGCAGAATGGACAGACAAGGCGGTTAATCATATCTGGAAG ATATACCACAATGGTGTCCTAGAATTCTGCATCATTACAACTGATGAAAATGAATGTAATTGGATGATGTTTGTGCGCAAAGCCAG GAATCGGGAAGAACAGAATTTGGTGGCTTATCCCCATGATGGAAAAATCTACTTCTGTACTTCCCAAGATATCCCTCCTGAAAATGAACTGCTTTTTTATTACAGCCGGGATTATGCTCAGCAGATTG gtgtTCCTGAACACCCAGATGTGCATCTCTGTAACTGTGGCAAGGAGTGCAGTTCCTATACTGAGTTCAAAGCCCACCTGAGCAGCCACATCCATAACCACCTTCCTAGCCACGGCCACAGCAGCAGCCATGGGCCGAGCCATAGCAAAGAGAGGAAGTGGAAGTGCTCCATGTGCCCCCAGGCTTTTATCTCTCCTTCCAAACTTCACGTCCACTTTATGGGTCACATGGGTATGAAGCCCCACAAGTGCGATTTCTGTAGCAAGGCTTTCAGTGATCCCAGCAACCTGCGGACCCATCTTAAGATACACACAG GTCAGAAGAACTACAGGTGTACTTTGTGTGACAAGTCTTTCACCCAGAAGGCTCACCTGGAATCCCACATGGTCATCCACACGGGGGAGAAGAACCTCAAGTGTGACTACTGTGACAAGTTGTTCATGCGGAGGCAAGACCTCAAGCAGCACGTGCTCATCCACACGCA AGAACGCCAGATCAAGTGTCCCAAGTGTGACAAGTTGTTCTTGAGGACAAATCACTTAAAGAAACATCTCAATTCACATGAAGGAAAACGGGATTATGTCTGTGAAAAATGTACAAAGGCTTATCTAACCAAATATCATCTCACCCGACACCTAAAAACCTGCAAAGGGCCCACCTCCAGTTCATCAgcacaggaggaggaggaggaagatgactCAGAGGAGGAAGAGCTGGTGGACTCGGTGGGGACAGAGGACTGTCGCATCGGCAGTGCTGTGTATTCAGCAGATGACTCTCTCTCTGCACATAAATAG
- the PRDM4 gene encoding PR domain zinc finger protein 4 isoform X2 produces MHHRMNEMNLSPVGMEQLTSSSVSNALPVSGSHLGLAASPTHNAIPAPGLPVAIPNLGPSLSSLPSALSLMLPMGIGDRGVMCGLPERNYTLPPPPYPHLESSYFRTILPGILSYLADRPPPQYIHPNSINVDGNTALSIANNPSALDPYQSNGNVGLEPGIVSIDSRSVNTHGAQSLHPTDGHEVALDTTITMENVSRVTSPISTDGMAEELTMDGVAGEHTQIPNGSRSHEPLSVDSVSSNLAAETVGHGGVIPMHGNGLELPVVMETDHIASRVNGMSDSALSDSIHTVAMSTNSVSVALSTSHNLASLESVSLHEVGLSLEPVAVSSITQEVAMGTGHVDVSSDSLSFVPPSLQMEDSNSNKENMATLFTIWCTLCDRAYPSDCPDHGPVTFVPDTPIESRARLSLPKQLVLRQSIVGADVGVWTGETIPVRTCFGPLIGQQSHSMEVAEWTDKAVNHIWKIYHNGVLEFCIITTDENECNWMMFVRKARNREEQNLVAYPHDGKIYFCTSQDIPPENELLFYYSRDYAQQIGVPEHPDVHLCNCGKECSSYTEFKAHLSSHIHNHLPSHGHSSSHGPSHSKERKWKCSMCPQAFISPSKLHVHFMGHMGMKPHKCDFCSKAFSDPSNLRTHLKIHTGQKNYRCTLCDKSFTQKAHLESHMVIHTGEKNLKCDYCDKLFMRRQDLKQHVLIHTQERQIKCPKCDKLFLRTNHLKKHLNSHEGKRDYVCEKCTKAYLTKYHLTRHLKTCKGPTSSSSAQEEEEEDDSEEEELVDSVGTEDCRIGSAVYSADDSLSAHK; encoded by the exons ATGCATCACAG GATGAATGAAATGAACCTGAGTCCTGTGGGGATGGAGCAGCTGACTTCATCTTCTGTGAGCAATGCCTTGCCGGTCTCAGGGAGTCACCTGGGGTTGGCTGCCTCACCCACTCACAATGCCATCCCTGCTCCAG GCCTGCCAGTGGCGATTCCAAACCTGGGTCCCTCCCTGAGCTCTCTAccttctgctttgtctctgatgCTCCCAATGGGTATTGGGGATCGAGGGGTGATGTGTGGGTTACCTGAAAGAAACTACACCCTACCTCCACCACCTTACCCCCACCTTGAGAGCAGTTACTTCAGAACCATTTTACCTG gcaTTTTGTCTTATTTAGCTGACAGACCACCTCCTCAGTATATTCACCCTAACTCCATAAATGTTGATGGTAATACAGCATTATCTATCGCCAATAACCCTTCAGCGCTAGATCCCTATCAGTCCAATGGAAATGTTGGATTAGAACCAGGCATTGTTTCAATAGACTCTCGCTCTGTGAACACACATGGTGCCCAAAGTCTTCATCCCACTGATGGTCATGAGGTGGCCTTGGACACAACAATCACCATGGAGAACGTCTCTAGGGTCACCAGCCCGATCTCTACAGATGGAATGGCAGAAGAGCTGACGATGGATGGTGTTGCAGGCGAGCATACCCAAATCCCAAATGGCTCCAGaagtcatgaacctctgtctgtGGACTCTGTGAGCAGCAACCTTGCAGCAGAAACTGTAGGACATGGTGGTGTGATACCCATGCATGGGAACGGCCTGGAGCTCCCTGTGGTCATGGAGACAGACCACATTGCAAGTCGGGTCAACGGGATGTCTGACAGTGCCCTCAGTGACTCCATCCACACCGTGGCCATGAGCACCAACTCTGTAAGCGTGGCACTCTCTACCTCACACAACCTCGCCTCCCTAGAGTCTGTTTCCCTCCATGAAGTTGGCCTAAGCCTAGAACCTGTGGCTGTCTCCTCCATCACCCAGGAGGTTGCTATGGGGACAGGTCATGTAGATGTTTCTTCAGACAGTCTTTCTTTTGTACCGCCTTCACTGCAAATGGAAGACTCCAATTCAAACAAGGAAAATATGGCAACCTTGTTTACAATTT GGTGCACTCTCTGTGACCGAGCCTATCCCTCAGACTGCCCTGATCATGGACCGGTGACTTTTGTTCCTGACACTCCAATAGAGAGCAGAGCCAGGCTTTCTCTCCCAAAGCAGCTTGTTCTCCGCCAGTCAATTGTGGGAGCAGATGTTG GTGTGTGGACTGGAGAAACCATCCCTGTTCGGACTTGCTTCGGGCCTCTCATTGGCCAGCAAAGTCACTCCATGGAAGTAGCAGAATGGACAGACAAGGCGGTTAATCATATCTGGAAG ATATACCACAATGGTGTCCTAGAATTCTGCATCATTACAACTGATGAAAATGAATGTAATTGGATGATGTTTGTGCGCAAAGCCAG GAATCGGGAAGAACAGAATTTGGTGGCTTATCCCCATGATGGAAAAATCTACTTCTGTACTTCCCAAGATATCCCTCCTGAAAATGAACTGCTTTTTTATTACAGCCGGGATTATGCTCAGCAGATTG gtgtTCCTGAACACCCAGATGTGCATCTCTGTAACTGTGGCAAGGAGTGCAGTTCCTATACTGAGTTCAAAGCCCACCTGAGCAGCCACATCCATAACCACCTTCCTAGCCACGGCCACAGCAGCAGCCATGGGCCGAGCCATAGCAAAGAGAGGAAGTGGAAGTGCTCCATGTGCCCCCAGGCTTTTATCTCTCCTTCCAAACTTCACGTCCACTTTATGGGTCACATGGGTATGAAGCCCCACAAGTGCGATTTCTGTAGCAAGGCTTTCAGTGATCCCAGCAACCTGCGGACCCATCTTAAGATACACACAG GTCAGAAGAACTACAGGTGTACTTTGTGTGACAAGTCTTTCACCCAGAAGGCTCACCTGGAATCCCACATGGTCATCCACACGGGGGAGAAGAACCTCAAGTGTGACTACTGTGACAAGTTGTTCATGCGGAGGCAAGACCTCAAGCAGCACGTGCTCATCCACACGCA AGAACGCCAGATCAAGTGTCCCAAGTGTGACAAGTTGTTCTTGAGGACAAATCACTTAAAGAAACATCTCAATTCACATGAAGGAAAACGGGATTATGTCTGTGAAAAATGTACAAAGGCTTATCTAACCAAATATCATCTCACCCGACACCTAAAAACCTGCAAAGGGCCCACCTCCAGTTCATCAgcacaggaggaggaggaggaagatgactCAGAGGAGGAAGAGCTGGTGGACTCGGTGGGGACAGAGGACTGTCGCATCGGCAGTGCTGTGTATTCAGCAGATGACTCTCTCTCTGCACATAAATAG